The Amycolatopsis sp. NBC_01480 genome segment GCCGGGGTTGAGGAAATGTCCGCGGAGCAGCTCAGCGCGTTGCCCGCCATCGAGGTGACTGCGGCGCTCTGAAGCCGTCAGAGCTGGACATCGGCCGCGGCGAACAGCGTGCGGGCGCACAGGTCCCGCAGTTCGTCCTGGGTCACCGTCTGGTGGTCGAGCCAGTGCAGGATCGCCTCGCTGACGAACATCAGCCAGCCGCGCACGGCCAGGCGCGTGGCTTCGGTGACGGTGGTCAGCTCGCCGAGCGCGGTCAGGATCCGCTCGGCGTTGGTGGCGGTGGCGACTTCGCGGATCTCCTGGATCTCGCGGTCGGTCCCGCCGGCGGCGCGGTGCACGATCCGGTAGCCGTCCGGGTGGGTGCGGGCGAACTCCAGGTAGACGTCGAGACCCGCGCGCAGCTGTTCGGCGACCGGCAGCGCGGGGTCCGGCTCGCTCATCGCCAGCAGCTGGTCCCGCTGGGTGCGCACGACCTCCGCGAAGAAGTCCTTTTTCGTCGGGAAGTAGTGGTACAGCAGGCCGCGTGAGACCTCCGCGATCTCGGCGACCTCTTCGATCCAGACCTCGTCGTACTGCCGTTTCGAGAACAGCCCGGCCCCGATGGCCAGGAGCTGCTCCCGCCGTTCCCCGGTGCTCAGCCTGGTCCGCATCGGGCCAGCTTACTTGACATGGGTTCAGTACGGCGGGATCGTGACGTTATTGGATCTGGGTTCAATAGGAGGCGTTCGTGGACACCACCGGCATCCCGCACCGACCGGGCCGGCTGCCCGTGCTCGG includes the following:
- a CDS encoding TetR/AcrR family transcriptional regulator, which gives rise to MRTRLSTGERREQLLAIGAGLFSKRQYDEVWIEEVAEIAEVSRGLLYHYFPTKKDFFAEVVRTQRDQLLAMSEPDPALPVAEQLRAGLDVYLEFARTHPDGYRIVHRAAGGTDREIQEIREVATATNAERILTALGELTTVTEATRLAVRGWLMFVSEAILHWLDHQTVTQDELRDLCARTLFAAADVQL